A part of Dasypus novemcinctus isolate mDasNov1 chromosome 5, mDasNov1.1.hap2, whole genome shotgun sequence genomic DNA contains:
- the ARHGAP21 gene encoding rho GTPase-activating protein 21 isoform X1: protein MAQLRILDCMVNHNWSLLCNLYCAWSGQVSKNKDGKEQSETVSPSEDETFSWPGPKTVMLKRTSQGFGFTLRHFIVYPPESAIQFSYKDEENGNRGGKQRNRLEPMDTIFVKQVKEGGPAFEAGLCTGDRIIKVNGESVIGKTYSQVIALIQNSDTTLELSVMPKDEDILQVLQFTKDATAPAYSQDAYLKGNEAYSGNAHDIPEPPPVCYPWLASAPPATAQPREASPADSSSSRPPGSAPVLTQPGRAYRMEIQVPPSPADVAKANTAVCVCNESVRTVLVPSEKVVDLSSRNNHAGPAHRTEEVRYGGAEQAFKPAARTTSPPSSVPAAHLVHPPAGSRSLEPSRILLKSGNYGGRSEGISGSRSQAVDSPSVSVNHYSPNSHQHIDWKNYKTYKEYIDNRRLHMGCRTIQERLDSLRAASQSAAEYGPVAPSRPAQQVRRRSASHDRAPPAVQPRQRSVSQERLEDPVLMKYCPRSASQGALTSPPVGVGTHRTRSWDYIEGQGESSEGVTSKSHVPDSNGDRRQTYKWSGFTEQDDRRGIHDRPRQPEVHAAFRGSHLAVAAAVVSSDARRAGGRGAGPASQFKKIPPDLQPPQASRHCQSAGGVPPPAGGPQERAALAKAPPSSPRAPPACGAKPAFLQDAFLSVKDQRPGHPLQQNSLLRQPPRFRTESAPEPPAEAARSPPRPVPRPGGSSASADSASPASPRRQELSPQEAEAEQADVSDSREAVVLREKPPSGRAAPQPLRHQSYILAVNDPEPAPAATCWLPNDARREVHIRRLEERKAAGAGPPGDSLAAIPFIDEPTSPSIDRDIAHISASAVISASSSQVPSGATAPPSLTTSAPLIRRQLSHNHESVGPPGLDAQLSAKTERSKSYDEGLDDYREDAKLSFKHVSSLKGIKLTDSQKSSEGSGSRKGSSSEVFSDAAKEGWLHFRPLVTDKGKRVGGSIRPWKQMYVVLRGHSLYLYKDKREQTPPSEEEQPISVNACLIDISYSETKRKHVFRLTTPDCECLFQAEDRDDMLAWIKTIQESSNLNEEDTGVTNRDLISRRIKEYNSLMSSKAEQLSRTPRQSLSIRQTLLGTKAEPKTQSPHSPKEESERKLLSKDDTSPPKDKGTWRKGIPSLVRKTFEKKPAATGTFGVRLDDCPPAHTNRYIPLIVDICCKLVEERGLEYTGIYRVPGNNAAISSMQEELNKGMADIDTQDDKWRDLNVISSLLKSFFRKLPEPLFTNDKYADFIEANRKEDPLERLKTLKRLIHDLPEHHYETLKFLSAHLKTVAENSEKNKMEPRNLAIVFGPTLVRTSEDNMTHMVTHMPDQYKIVETLIQHHDWFFTEEGAEEPLTTVQEESTVDSQPVPNIDHLLTNIGRTGSSPGEVSDSATSDSTKSKGSWGSGKDQYSRELLVSSIFAAASRKRKKTKDKAQPSSSEDELDNVFFKKDSGEQDHSRVKEESKRESEASGRKQRLIVVKEHGTQQHPSEARDKGKGSLGKESPPSGAPSPPHCSEASKSPPPCGRPPELNEGPRLPAARKTSPSEETASDCGSLRSASSLASLARFSTKKSTSPEPTHGELSATIGTVASDCAAPSSTAYLAGLEASRRSPEVQSVAESKGDEADDERSELVSEGRPVETDSENEFPVFPTALTSERLFRGKPPEATKTSRRNSEGSEVSCSEGSLTPSLDSRRQPFSSHKLIECDTLSRRKSSRFKSDSGGLGEAKAERETPSLAKVFDVMKKGKSTGSLLAARGELDRQEPTWKMKLADRLKLRPRAPADDMFGIGSQKPAVETAKRKSIKRRHTLGGHRDAADMSVLTFWKVHEQAGEREAELSAVSRLKPKCCAQDLSISDWLARERLRCGPSDPHRGETRDPRAEGTGSSEGAGADAALPFPPGALASSSRPLLSVPPPSPDQINGESFQDTSHNASAAGGARPHQLPETPDKKAQLHPCL, encoded by the exons CTACAGTTTACAAAGGATGCCACTGCACCG GCCTATTCTCAAGATGCCTACCTGAAAGGCAACGAGGCCTACAGCGGCAACGCGCACGACATCCCTGAGCCTCCGCCAGTTTGCTACCCCTGGCTGGCCTCTGCCCCCCCGGCCACGGCCCAGCCCAGAGAAGCGTCCCCTGCAGACTCCTCCTCGAGCAGGCCGCCAGGCAGCGCGCCAGTGCTGACCCAGCCCGGCAGGGCCTACAGAATGGAAATACAAGTGCCTCCATCCCCGGCAGACGTCGCAAAGGCAAACACAGCCGTGTGCGTTTGCAACGAGAGCGTCAGGACCGTCCTTGTGCCTTCCGAGAAGGTGGTAGACTTGTCCAGTCGGAACAACCACGCGGGCCCTGCACACAGAACTGAAGAGGTGAGGTATGGCGGGGCCGAGCAGGCCTTCAAACCCGCGGCGAGAACCACGTCGCCGCCGTCCTCCGTTCCCGCCGCCCACCTCGTTCATCCCCCCGCGGGCTCCAGGTCCTTGGAGCCGTCCAGGATTTTACTCAAATCTGGAAATTACGGTGGACGTTCCGAAGGAATCTCGGGCAGCAGATCTCAGGCTGTGGATTCTCCTTCCGTGTCTGTTAATCACTATTCCCCCAACTCCCATCAGCACATAGACTGGAAAAACTATAAAACGTACAAAGAGTACATCGATAACCGACGATTGCACATGGGTTGCCGGACCATTCAAGAAAGACTGGACAGCTTACGAGCAGCGTCGCAGAGCGCCGCGGAGTACGGCCCGGTGGCCCCGAGCCGCCCGGCCCAGCAGGTGCGGCGGCGGAGCGCCTCTCACGACCGGGCGCCGCCGGCGGTGCAGCCCCGGCAGCGCAGCGTGTCCCAGGAGAGGCTGGAGGACCCGGTGCTGATGAAGTACTGCCCCCGCAGCGCGTCTCAGGGCGCGCTGACCTCGCCGCCCGTGGGCGTGGGCACTCACCGGACTCGCTCGTGGGACTATATCGAGGGACAGGGCGAATCCTCAGAAGGCGTCACTTCCAAAAGCCACGTGCCCGATTCCAACGGGGATCGCAGGCAGACCTACAAGTGGAGCGGCTTCACCGAGCAGGACGACAGGCGCGGCATTCACGACAGGCCCCGGCAGCCGGAAGTCCACGCTGCCTTCCGCGGCTCGCATCTCGCCGTGGCCGCGGCCGTGGTCAGTTCTGATGCCAggcgggcgggcgggaggggaGCGGGACCCGCGTCGCAGTTTAAAAAGATCCCACCCGACCTCCAGCCGCCGCAGGCCAGCAGACACTGTCAGAGCGCGGGTGGCGTGCCCCCGCCCGCAGGCGGCCCCCAGGAAAGAGCCGCTCTCGCCAAAGCCCCGCCGAGCTCCCCGAGAGCGCCTCCCGCGTGCGGCGCCAAACCCGCCTTTCTCCAGGACGCGTTCCTTTCCGTCAAAGACCAAAGACCAGGCCACCCCCTGCAGCAGAACAGCCTCTTGAGGCAGCCGCCGCGGTTCCGGACAGAGAGCGCCCCCGAGCCCCCGGCGGAGGCCGCGCGCTCCCCCCCGCGCCCCGTCCCCCGGCCGGGCGGGAGCTCCGCCTCTGCCGATTCAGCGTCACCTGCCAGCCCGCGGCGCCAGGAGCTGAGTCCCCAAGAGGCCGAGGCCGAGCAGGCAGATGTGTCCGACAGCAGGGAAGCCGTGGTGCTGAGGGAGAAGCCCCCGTCGGGCCGCGCGGCGCCGCAGCCCCTCAGGCACCAGTCCTACATCCTGGCGGTGAACGACCCCGAGCCCGCGCCGGCCGCCACCTGCTGGCTGCCCAACGACGCGCGCCGCGAGGTGCACATCaggaggctggaggagaggaaggCCGCGGGCGCGGGGCCCCCCGGCGACTCGCTGGCCGCCATCCCCTTCATAG ATGAGCCAACTAGCCCTAGCATTGATCGTGACATCGCACACATCTCTGCTTCTGCCGTAatctcagcctcttcctctcaagTGCCCTCTGGGGCCACAGCTCCTCCCAGCCTCACCACCTCCGCCCCGTTAATCCGGCGTCAGCTCTCACACAACCATG AATCCGTGGGGCCTCCCGGCCTGGACGCCCAGCTCAGCGCAAAGACAGAAAGATCAAAATCGTATGACGAGGGGTTGGACGATTACAGAGAAGACGCAAAATT GTCCTTTAAGCATGTATCTAGCCTGAAGGGAATCAAG CTCACAGACAGCCAGAAGTCGTCAGAAGGCTCGGGGTCCAGAAAGGGCTCCTCGTCCGAGGTGTTCAGCGATGCTGCCAAGGAAGGATGGCTCCATTTCCGACCACTGGTCACGGACAAGGGCAAG CGAGTCGGGGGTAGCATCCGGCCGTGGAAGCAGATGTACGTTGTCCTTCGGGGCCACTCGCTTTACCTGTACAAGGATAAGAGAGAACAGACGCCTCCATCTGAAGAAGAGCAGCCCATCAGCGTCAACGCGTGCCTGATAGACATCTCGTACAGCGAGACCAAAAGGAAGCACGTGTTCCGGCTCACCACACCCGACTGTGAGTGCCTGTTTCAAGCCGAAGACAGAGACGATATGTTGGCGTGGATCAAGACCATTCAGGAGAGCAGCAACCTAAACGAAGAG GACACGGGAGTGACCAACAGGGATCTCATCAGTCGAAGAATCAAAGAATACAACAGTCTGATGAG CAGCAAAGCAGAACAGTTGTCAAGAACACCTAGGCAGAGCCTCAGCATCCGGCAGACACTGCTCGGGACTAAGGCGGAGCCGAAGACTCAGAGTCCGCACTCCCCCAAGGAAGAGTCGGAAAGGAAGCTCCTGAGTAAAG ACGACACCAGTCCCCCAAAGGACAAAGGCACGTGGCGAAAAGGCATCCCCAGCCTCGTGAGGAAGACGTTCGAGAAGAAGCCTGCGGCCACGGGCACGTTCGGTGTGAGGCTGGACGACTGCCCGCCAGCCCACACGAATCGG TATATTCCATTAATAGTTGACATATGTTGCAAATTAGTTGAAGAAAGAGGTCTTGAATATACAGGTATTTATAGAGTCCCTGGAAATAACGCCGCCATCTCAAGCATGCAGGAGGAACTCAACAAGGGAATGGCCGATATTGATACACAAGATGAT AAATGGCGAGACTTGAATGTCATAAGCAGTTTACTAAAATCCTTCTTCAGAAAACTGCCTGAACCTCTCTTCACAAATG ATAAATATGCCGACTTCATTGAAGCCAATCGTAAGGAAGACCCTCTGGAGCGcctgaaaacattaaaaagactA ATTCATGATTTGCCTGAACATCATTATGAAACACTTAAGTTTCTTTCGGCTCATCTAAAGACAGTGgcagaaaactcagaaaaaaataag ATGGAACCAAGAAATCTAGCAATCGTGTTTGGTCCGACCCTGGTGAGGACATCCGAAGATAACATGACCCACATGGTCACCCACATGCCTGACCAGTACAAAATTGTGGAGACACTCATCCAGCAC catGACTGGTTTTTCACAGAAGAAGGTGCCGAAGAGCCTCTT ACCACGGTCCAGGAGGAAAGCACAGTAGACTCCCAGCCAGTGCCCAACATAGATCATTTACTCACTAACATTGGAAGGACAGGATCGTCCCCTGGAGAAGTATCAG ATTCAGCTACTAGCGACTCAACAAAATCTAAG GGTTCTTGGGGATCCGGGAAGGACCAGTATAGCAGGGAGTTGCTTGTCTCCTCCATCTTTGCAGCCGCTAGTCGtaagaggaaaaagacaaaagacaaagcGCAGCCCAGCAGCTCAGAGGACGAACTGGACAATGTATTTTTCAAGAAAGACAGCGGGGAGCAAGATCACAGCCGCGTTAAAGAAGAGTCCAAGAGAGAGAGCGAGGCGTCGGGCCGGAAGCAGAGGCTCATCGTGGTGAAAGAGCACGGCACTCAGCAGCACCCCAGCGAGGCCAGAGACAAAGGGAAGGGGTCCCTCGGGAAAGAGAGCCCGCCGTCCGGAGCGCCCTCGCCCCCGCACTGCTCAGAAGCCAGCAAGTCGCCGCCTCCCTGCGGCCGCCCGCCCGAACTGAACGAGGGCCCCCGGCTGCCCGCGGCCAGGAAGACCTCGCCCTCCGAGGAGACGGCGTCGGACTGCGGCTCTCTGCGCAGCGCCTCCTCCCTGGCTTCCCTGGCCCGGTTTTCCACCAAGAAGTCAACCAGTCCAGAACCGACACACGGCGAGCTCTCGGCCACCATCGGCACCGTGGCCTCGGACTGCGCAGCGCCGTCGTCCACGGCCTACCTGGCCGGGCTCGAGGCCAGTCGGCGCAGCCCCGAGGTGCAGTCGGTGGCAGAGAGCAAGGGGGACGAAGCGGACGACGAGCGGAGCGAGCTGGTCAGTGAGGGGCGGCCGGTGGAGACCGACAGCGAGAACGAGTTCCCTGTGTTTCCCACAGCTCTGACCTCCGAGAGGCTCTTCCGAGGGaaacccccagaagccaccaagACCAGCCGGAGGAATTCCGAAGGCAGCGAGGTCAGCTGCTCCGAGGGGAGCCTAACGCCAAGCTTGGACAGCCGGAGACAGCCCTTCAGCTCACACAAGCTGATCGAGTGTGACACGCTGTCCAGGAGGAAGTCTTCCAGGTTCAAGTCGGACAGCGGCGGCCTGGGCGAGGCCAAGGCTGAGAGAGAAACGCCTTCCTTGGCGAAAGTGTTCGACGTCATGAAGAAAGGGAAGTCCACCGGGAGCCTGCTCGCCGCCAGGGGTGAACTGGACAGACAGGAGCCCACCTGGAAAATGAAACTAGCGGATCGCTTAAAGCTGCGGCCCAGGGCCCCCGCGGACGATATGTTTGGGATAGGAAGCCAGAAGCCTGCCGTCGAGACCGCCAAGAGGAAAAGCATCAAACGGAGACACACGCTCGGGGGGCACAGGGACGCTGCCGACATGAGCGTCCTGACTTTCTGGAAGGTGCACGagcaggccggggagagggaggCGGAGCTCTCCGCTGTGAGCCGGCTGAAGCCCAAGTGCTGCGCCCAGGACCTGTCCATCTCGGACTGGCTGGCGAGGGAGCGCCTCCGCTGCGGCCCCAGCGACCCCCACAGAGGAGAGACCAGAGACCCCCGGGCCGAGGGCACTGGCTCGTCGGAAGGAGCGGGGGCAGACGCCGCTCTGCCCTTCCCGCCCGGCGCCCTGGCTTCCTCGAGCAGACCCCTCCTCTCCGTGCCACCGCCGTCACCGGACCAGATAAATGGAGAAAGCTTCCAGGACACGAGCCACAATGCCAGTGCTGCAGGCGGTGCCCGACCTCATCAGCTGCCCGAAACCCCAGACAAGAAAGCACAGTTGCATCCCTGCCTTTAA
- the ARHGAP21 gene encoding rho GTPase-activating protein 21 isoform X2, translated as MAQLRILDCMVNHNWSLLCNLYCAWSGQVSKNKDGKEQSETVSPSEDETFSWPGPKTVMLKRTSQGFGFTLRHFIVYPPESAIQFSYKDEENGNRGGKQRNRLEPMDTIFVKQVKEGGPAFEAGLCTGDRIIKVNGESVIGKTYSQVIALIQNSDTTLELSVMPKDEDILQVLQFTKDATAPAYSQDAYLKGNEAYSGNAHDIPEPPPVCYPWLASAPPATAQPREASPADSSSSRPPGSAPVLTQPGRAYRMEIQVPPSPADVAKANTAVCVCNESVRTVLVPSEKVVDLSSRNNHAGPAHRTEEVRYGGAEQAFKPAARTTSPPSSVPAAHLVHPPAGSRSLEPSRILLKSGNYGGRSEGISGSRSQAVDSPSVSVNHYSPNSHQHIDWKNYKTYKEYIDNRRLHMGCRTIQERLDSLRAASQSAAEYGPVAPSRPAQQVRRRSASHDRAPPAVQPRQRSVSQERLEDPVLMKYCPRSASQGALTSPPVGVGTHRTRSWDYIEGQGESSEGVTSKSHVPDSNGDRRQTYKWSGFTEQDDRRGIHDRPRQPEVHAAFRGSHLAVAAAVVSSDARRAGGRGAGPASQFKKIPPDLQPPQASRHCQSAGGVPPPAGGPQERAALAKAPPSSPRAPPACGAKPAFLQDAFLSVKDQRPGHPLQQNSLLRQPPRFRTESAPEPPAEAARSPPRPVPRPGGSSASADSASPASPRRQELSPQEAEAEQADVSDSREAVVLREKPPSGRAAPQPLRHQSYILAVNDPEPAPAATCWLPNDARREVHIRRLEERKAAGAGPPGDSLAAIPFIDEPTSPSIDRDIAHISASAVISASSSQVPSGATAPPSLTTSAPLIRRQLSHNHESVGPPGLDAQLSAKTERSKSYDEGLDDYREDAKLSFKHVSSLKGIKLTDSQKSSEGSGSRKGSSSEVFSDAAKEGWLHFRPLVTDKGKRVGGSIRPWKQMYVVLRGHSLYLYKDKREQTPPSEEEQPISVNACLIDISYSETKRKHVFRLTTPDCECLFQAEDRDDMLAWIKTIQESSNLNEEDTGVTNRDLISRRIKEYNSLMSKAEQLSRTPRQSLSIRQTLLGTKAEPKTQSPHSPKEESERKLLSKDDTSPPKDKGTWRKGIPSLVRKTFEKKPAATGTFGVRLDDCPPAHTNRYIPLIVDICCKLVEERGLEYTGIYRVPGNNAAISSMQEELNKGMADIDTQDDKWRDLNVISSLLKSFFRKLPEPLFTNDKYADFIEANRKEDPLERLKTLKRLIHDLPEHHYETLKFLSAHLKTVAENSEKNKMEPRNLAIVFGPTLVRTSEDNMTHMVTHMPDQYKIVETLIQHHDWFFTEEGAEEPLTTVQEESTVDSQPVPNIDHLLTNIGRTGSSPGEVSDSATSDSTKSKGSWGSGKDQYSRELLVSSIFAAASRKRKKTKDKAQPSSSEDELDNVFFKKDSGEQDHSRVKEESKRESEASGRKQRLIVVKEHGTQQHPSEARDKGKGSLGKESPPSGAPSPPHCSEASKSPPPCGRPPELNEGPRLPAARKTSPSEETASDCGSLRSASSLASLARFSTKKSTSPEPTHGELSATIGTVASDCAAPSSTAYLAGLEASRRSPEVQSVAESKGDEADDERSELVSEGRPVETDSENEFPVFPTALTSERLFRGKPPEATKTSRRNSEGSEVSCSEGSLTPSLDSRRQPFSSHKLIECDTLSRRKSSRFKSDSGGLGEAKAERETPSLAKVFDVMKKGKSTGSLLAARGELDRQEPTWKMKLADRLKLRPRAPADDMFGIGSQKPAVETAKRKSIKRRHTLGGHRDAADMSVLTFWKVHEQAGEREAELSAVSRLKPKCCAQDLSISDWLARERLRCGPSDPHRGETRDPRAEGTGSSEGAGADAALPFPPGALASSSRPLLSVPPPSPDQINGESFQDTSHNASAAGGARPHQLPETPDKKAQLHPCL; from the exons CTACAGTTTACAAAGGATGCCACTGCACCG GCCTATTCTCAAGATGCCTACCTGAAAGGCAACGAGGCCTACAGCGGCAACGCGCACGACATCCCTGAGCCTCCGCCAGTTTGCTACCCCTGGCTGGCCTCTGCCCCCCCGGCCACGGCCCAGCCCAGAGAAGCGTCCCCTGCAGACTCCTCCTCGAGCAGGCCGCCAGGCAGCGCGCCAGTGCTGACCCAGCCCGGCAGGGCCTACAGAATGGAAATACAAGTGCCTCCATCCCCGGCAGACGTCGCAAAGGCAAACACAGCCGTGTGCGTTTGCAACGAGAGCGTCAGGACCGTCCTTGTGCCTTCCGAGAAGGTGGTAGACTTGTCCAGTCGGAACAACCACGCGGGCCCTGCACACAGAACTGAAGAGGTGAGGTATGGCGGGGCCGAGCAGGCCTTCAAACCCGCGGCGAGAACCACGTCGCCGCCGTCCTCCGTTCCCGCCGCCCACCTCGTTCATCCCCCCGCGGGCTCCAGGTCCTTGGAGCCGTCCAGGATTTTACTCAAATCTGGAAATTACGGTGGACGTTCCGAAGGAATCTCGGGCAGCAGATCTCAGGCTGTGGATTCTCCTTCCGTGTCTGTTAATCACTATTCCCCCAACTCCCATCAGCACATAGACTGGAAAAACTATAAAACGTACAAAGAGTACATCGATAACCGACGATTGCACATGGGTTGCCGGACCATTCAAGAAAGACTGGACAGCTTACGAGCAGCGTCGCAGAGCGCCGCGGAGTACGGCCCGGTGGCCCCGAGCCGCCCGGCCCAGCAGGTGCGGCGGCGGAGCGCCTCTCACGACCGGGCGCCGCCGGCGGTGCAGCCCCGGCAGCGCAGCGTGTCCCAGGAGAGGCTGGAGGACCCGGTGCTGATGAAGTACTGCCCCCGCAGCGCGTCTCAGGGCGCGCTGACCTCGCCGCCCGTGGGCGTGGGCACTCACCGGACTCGCTCGTGGGACTATATCGAGGGACAGGGCGAATCCTCAGAAGGCGTCACTTCCAAAAGCCACGTGCCCGATTCCAACGGGGATCGCAGGCAGACCTACAAGTGGAGCGGCTTCACCGAGCAGGACGACAGGCGCGGCATTCACGACAGGCCCCGGCAGCCGGAAGTCCACGCTGCCTTCCGCGGCTCGCATCTCGCCGTGGCCGCGGCCGTGGTCAGTTCTGATGCCAggcgggcgggcgggaggggaGCGGGACCCGCGTCGCAGTTTAAAAAGATCCCACCCGACCTCCAGCCGCCGCAGGCCAGCAGACACTGTCAGAGCGCGGGTGGCGTGCCCCCGCCCGCAGGCGGCCCCCAGGAAAGAGCCGCTCTCGCCAAAGCCCCGCCGAGCTCCCCGAGAGCGCCTCCCGCGTGCGGCGCCAAACCCGCCTTTCTCCAGGACGCGTTCCTTTCCGTCAAAGACCAAAGACCAGGCCACCCCCTGCAGCAGAACAGCCTCTTGAGGCAGCCGCCGCGGTTCCGGACAGAGAGCGCCCCCGAGCCCCCGGCGGAGGCCGCGCGCTCCCCCCCGCGCCCCGTCCCCCGGCCGGGCGGGAGCTCCGCCTCTGCCGATTCAGCGTCACCTGCCAGCCCGCGGCGCCAGGAGCTGAGTCCCCAAGAGGCCGAGGCCGAGCAGGCAGATGTGTCCGACAGCAGGGAAGCCGTGGTGCTGAGGGAGAAGCCCCCGTCGGGCCGCGCGGCGCCGCAGCCCCTCAGGCACCAGTCCTACATCCTGGCGGTGAACGACCCCGAGCCCGCGCCGGCCGCCACCTGCTGGCTGCCCAACGACGCGCGCCGCGAGGTGCACATCaggaggctggaggagaggaaggCCGCGGGCGCGGGGCCCCCCGGCGACTCGCTGGCCGCCATCCCCTTCATAG ATGAGCCAACTAGCCCTAGCATTGATCGTGACATCGCACACATCTCTGCTTCTGCCGTAatctcagcctcttcctctcaagTGCCCTCTGGGGCCACAGCTCCTCCCAGCCTCACCACCTCCGCCCCGTTAATCCGGCGTCAGCTCTCACACAACCATG AATCCGTGGGGCCTCCCGGCCTGGACGCCCAGCTCAGCGCAAAGACAGAAAGATCAAAATCGTATGACGAGGGGTTGGACGATTACAGAGAAGACGCAAAATT GTCCTTTAAGCATGTATCTAGCCTGAAGGGAATCAAG CTCACAGACAGCCAGAAGTCGTCAGAAGGCTCGGGGTCCAGAAAGGGCTCCTCGTCCGAGGTGTTCAGCGATGCTGCCAAGGAAGGATGGCTCCATTTCCGACCACTGGTCACGGACAAGGGCAAG CGAGTCGGGGGTAGCATCCGGCCGTGGAAGCAGATGTACGTTGTCCTTCGGGGCCACTCGCTTTACCTGTACAAGGATAAGAGAGAACAGACGCCTCCATCTGAAGAAGAGCAGCCCATCAGCGTCAACGCGTGCCTGATAGACATCTCGTACAGCGAGACCAAAAGGAAGCACGTGTTCCGGCTCACCACACCCGACTGTGAGTGCCTGTTTCAAGCCGAAGACAGAGACGATATGTTGGCGTGGATCAAGACCATTCAGGAGAGCAGCAACCTAAACGAAGAG GACACGGGAGTGACCAACAGGGATCTCATCAGTCGAAGAATCAAAGAATACAACAGTCTGATGAG CAAAGCAGAACAGTTGTCAAGAACACCTAGGCAGAGCCTCAGCATCCGGCAGACACTGCTCGGGACTAAGGCGGAGCCGAAGACTCAGAGTCCGCACTCCCCCAAGGAAGAGTCGGAAAGGAAGCTCCTGAGTAAAG ACGACACCAGTCCCCCAAAGGACAAAGGCACGTGGCGAAAAGGCATCCCCAGCCTCGTGAGGAAGACGTTCGAGAAGAAGCCTGCGGCCACGGGCACGTTCGGTGTGAGGCTGGACGACTGCCCGCCAGCCCACACGAATCGG TATATTCCATTAATAGTTGACATATGTTGCAAATTAGTTGAAGAAAGAGGTCTTGAATATACAGGTATTTATAGAGTCCCTGGAAATAACGCCGCCATCTCAAGCATGCAGGAGGAACTCAACAAGGGAATGGCCGATATTGATACACAAGATGAT AAATGGCGAGACTTGAATGTCATAAGCAGTTTACTAAAATCCTTCTTCAGAAAACTGCCTGAACCTCTCTTCACAAATG ATAAATATGCCGACTTCATTGAAGCCAATCGTAAGGAAGACCCTCTGGAGCGcctgaaaacattaaaaagactA ATTCATGATTTGCCTGAACATCATTATGAAACACTTAAGTTTCTTTCGGCTCATCTAAAGACAGTGgcagaaaactcagaaaaaaataag ATGGAACCAAGAAATCTAGCAATCGTGTTTGGTCCGACCCTGGTGAGGACATCCGAAGATAACATGACCCACATGGTCACCCACATGCCTGACCAGTACAAAATTGTGGAGACACTCATCCAGCAC catGACTGGTTTTTCACAGAAGAAGGTGCCGAAGAGCCTCTT ACCACGGTCCAGGAGGAAAGCACAGTAGACTCCCAGCCAGTGCCCAACATAGATCATTTACTCACTAACATTGGAAGGACAGGATCGTCCCCTGGAGAAGTATCAG ATTCAGCTACTAGCGACTCAACAAAATCTAAG GGTTCTTGGGGATCCGGGAAGGACCAGTATAGCAGGGAGTTGCTTGTCTCCTCCATCTTTGCAGCCGCTAGTCGtaagaggaaaaagacaaaagacaaagcGCAGCCCAGCAGCTCAGAGGACGAACTGGACAATGTATTTTTCAAGAAAGACAGCGGGGAGCAAGATCACAGCCGCGTTAAAGAAGAGTCCAAGAGAGAGAGCGAGGCGTCGGGCCGGAAGCAGAGGCTCATCGTGGTGAAAGAGCACGGCACTCAGCAGCACCCCAGCGAGGCCAGAGACAAAGGGAAGGGGTCCCTCGGGAAAGAGAGCCCGCCGTCCGGAGCGCCCTCGCCCCCGCACTGCTCAGAAGCCAGCAAGTCGCCGCCTCCCTGCGGCCGCCCGCCCGAACTGAACGAGGGCCCCCGGCTGCCCGCGGCCAGGAAGACCTCGCCCTCCGAGGAGACGGCGTCGGACTGCGGCTCTCTGCGCAGCGCCTCCTCCCTGGCTTCCCTGGCCCGGTTTTCCACCAAGAAGTCAACCAGTCCAGAACCGACACACGGCGAGCTCTCGGCCACCATCGGCACCGTGGCCTCGGACTGCGCAGCGCCGTCGTCCACGGCCTACCTGGCCGGGCTCGAGGCCAGTCGGCGCAGCCCCGAGGTGCAGTCGGTGGCAGAGAGCAAGGGGGACGAAGCGGACGACGAGCGGAGCGAGCTGGTCAGTGAGGGGCGGCCGGTGGAGACCGACAGCGAGAACGAGTTCCCTGTGTTTCCCACAGCTCTGACCTCCGAGAGGCTCTTCCGAGGGaaacccccagaagccaccaagACCAGCCGGAGGAATTCCGAAGGCAGCGAGGTCAGCTGCTCCGAGGGGAGCCTAACGCCAAGCTTGGACAGCCGGAGACAGCCCTTCAGCTCACACAAGCTGATCGAGTGTGACACGCTGTCCAGGAGGAAGTCTTCCAGGTTCAAGTCGGACAGCGGCGGCCTGGGCGAGGCCAAGGCTGAGAGAGAAACGCCTTCCTTGGCGAAAGTGTTCGACGTCATGAAGAAAGGGAAGTCCACCGGGAGCCTGCTCGCCGCCAGGGGTGAACTGGACAGACAGGAGCCCACCTGGAAAATGAAACTAGCGGATCGCTTAAAGCTGCGGCCCAGGGCCCCCGCGGACGATATGTTTGGGATAGGAAGCCAGAAGCCTGCCGTCGAGACCGCCAAGAGGAAAAGCATCAAACGGAGACACACGCTCGGGGGGCACAGGGACGCTGCCGACATGAGCGTCCTGACTTTCTGGAAGGTGCACGagcaggccggggagagggaggCGGAGCTCTCCGCTGTGAGCCGGCTGAAGCCCAAGTGCTGCGCCCAGGACCTGTCCATCTCGGACTGGCTGGCGAGGGAGCGCCTCCGCTGCGGCCCCAGCGACCCCCACAGAGGAGAGACCAGAGACCCCCGGGCCGAGGGCACTGGCTCGTCGGAAGGAGCGGGGGCAGACGCCGCTCTGCCCTTCCCGCCCGGCGCCCTGGCTTCCTCGAGCAGACCCCTCCTCTCCGTGCCACCGCCGTCACCGGACCAGATAAATGGAGAAAGCTTCCAGGACACGAGCCACAATGCCAGTGCTGCAGGCGGTGCCCGACCTCATCAGCTGCCCGAAACCCCAGACAAGAAAGCACAGTTGCATCCCTGCCTTTAA